The following proteins come from a genomic window of Oceanimonas doudoroffii:
- a CDS encoding sensor domain-containing diguanylate cyclase, translating into MPQHEHGPQDFHWMMDMLESVDLGLVVLDLEFRIELWNGFMENHSGLGAGQALGKSLFQLFPELPEQWLRRKVDTVVTLNTRAFTCWEQRPRLFRFHSTRPVTGTHEYMFQNLTLHPLADADGQIRRVCLMIHDVTDVAAGKLALEQANERLAHLSMTDPLTGLLNRGSWEGLLHAEYSRYRRYRHACSLVMVDIDNFKLLNDTHGHLPGDDVLRHLSGLIRHTLRDADMAGRYGGEEFGIILPHTDVDGAAVICERLRRSVDEARVGTHGLQLEYTISLGVAQPTPSFESALDWLQRADEALYRAKAEGRNRVCFDQPTARIS; encoded by the coding sequence ATGCCCCAGCATGAACACGGCCCACAAGATTTTCACTGGATGATGGACATGCTGGAGTCGGTCGACCTCGGTCTGGTGGTGCTGGATCTCGAGTTTCGCATCGAACTGTGGAACGGGTTTATGGAAAACCACAGCGGTCTCGGTGCCGGCCAGGCACTGGGGAAAAGCCTGTTCCAGCTGTTTCCGGAGCTGCCCGAACAATGGCTGAGACGCAAGGTGGATACCGTGGTCACCCTGAATACGCGCGCCTTTACCTGCTGGGAACAGCGGCCCAGGCTGTTTCGCTTTCACAGCACCAGGCCCGTTACCGGCACCCATGAGTACATGTTTCAGAACCTGACCTTACACCCGCTGGCGGATGCAGACGGCCAGATTCGGCGCGTATGCCTGATGATTCACGATGTTACCGACGTGGCCGCCGGCAAGCTGGCGCTGGAGCAGGCTAACGAGCGCCTGGCCCATCTCAGCATGACGGATCCGCTGACCGGCCTGCTCAACCGGGGCAGCTGGGAAGGCCTGCTGCACGCCGAATATTCCCGCTATCGGCGCTACCGCCATGCCTGCAGCCTGGTGATGGTGGACATCGACAATTTCAAGCTGCTCAACGATACCCATGGCCACCTGCCCGGAGACGACGTGCTGCGTCACCTGAGCGGGCTTATTCGCCATACCCTGCGCGATGCCGATATGGCCGGACGCTACGGCGGAGAGGAATTTGGCATCATACTGCCTCATACCGACGTCGACGGTGCCGCGGTAATATGCGAGCGACTGCGCCGATCGGTAGACGAGGCCAGGGTCGGCACCCACGGCCTGCAGCTGGAATACACCATCAGCCTGGGCGTGGCTCAGCCGACCCCTTCGTTTGAAAGTGCCCTCGACTGGCTGCAACGAGCCGATGAGGCCTTGTACCGAGCCAAGGCGGAAGGCCGCAACCGGGTATGCTTCGACCAACCCACAGCCCGGATCAGTTAA
- a CDS encoding response regulator, which produces MTIRILICDDSAVARRQIARALPSPLTTRLEFASHGKEALALLRQTRFDLLLLDLNMPGLDGYEVLKALRREQLEVMTLVVSADIQPEACRRVQALGAMGFLAKPVNRNALTDLLRRYGLYAPQQDGNALHTPSPQESLALTDYLQEVANIAMGRATALLARLLNTFIPQPVPLVAPIARAELSLAISTATDEGFSAVCQGFVGAGLAGEALLLFSDSSLEEMARLLHYSPSDTTAPDVEILMDVSSILFGAFLKGLGDQFDVRLGLAQPKVLGRHLPVSTLLEYHGNHHHQQQLLCIEIPYALEQQHIYCNLLVLLTEASIRSLEQKLSYLTE; this is translated from the coding sequence ATGACCATTCGTATTTTGATCTGCGACGACTCCGCCGTTGCCCGCCGGCAGATAGCCCGCGCCCTGCCCTCGCCCCTGACCACCCGGCTGGAGTTTGCCAGCCATGGTAAGGAGGCGCTGGCATTGCTGCGCCAGACCCGCTTTGACCTGCTGCTGCTTGACCTCAATATGCCCGGGCTCGACGGTTATGAGGTGTTGAAGGCCCTGCGCCGCGAGCAGCTCGAGGTGATGACCCTGGTGGTGTCGGCCGACATTCAGCCCGAAGCCTGCCGCCGCGTGCAGGCGCTCGGCGCCATGGGCTTTCTGGCCAAACCCGTCAACCGCAACGCACTCACCGACTTGCTGCGTCGCTACGGCCTTTACGCACCGCAACAGGACGGCAACGCCCTTCATACACCGTCCCCACAGGAGTCCCTGGCACTCACCGACTATCTGCAGGAAGTGGCCAATATCGCCATGGGACGGGCCACGGCTCTGCTGGCCCGGTTACTCAATACCTTTATTCCACAGCCGGTGCCTCTGGTTGCGCCCATTGCCCGCGCCGAGCTCAGCCTGGCCATTTCCACCGCTACCGATGAAGGGTTTTCGGCGGTGTGCCAGGGCTTTGTGGGGGCCGGTCTGGCCGGCGAGGCGCTGTTGCTGTTTTCCGACAGCAGCCTGGAGGAGATGGCGCGACTGCTGCATTATTCGCCGTCTGACACCACGGCACCGGATGTGGAGATCCTGATGGATGTCTCCAGCATATTGTTCGGCGCCTTTCTCAAGGGGCTGGGAGATCAGTTTGATGTGCGTCTGGGACTGGCCCAACCCAAGGTACTCGGTCGGCACCTGCCCGTGAGCACCCTGCTGGAATACCATGGCAATCATCACCACCAGCAACAGCTGCTGTGCATCGAAATTCCCTATGCCCTTGAGCAACAGCATATTTATTGCAACCTCCTGGTGCTGCTGACCGAAGCGTCGATCCGCAGCCTGGAGCAAAAACTCAGTTACCTGACGGAGTAA
- a CDS encoding SulP family inorganic anion transporter — translation MRDFFTLGRWMPGLVALLNYRRDWLPADVRAGLSVAAVALPVAIAYAELAGVSAVVGLYSCILPMIAYAVFGTSRQLIVGPDAATCAVIAAVVTPLAAGDATRHWQLVMTMTAMTGLWCLVASYFRLGVLADFLSRPILLGLLNGVAITIMVGQLSRIFGFTFDESQLIERLAATPDYLTLVHWPTLGVSALTLVIMLLCRRFRPLWPSSLLALTAAAALLWLWGPDRAGVAVVGTLMGGIPEFQLPEFPPGLMRDLVMPALNLAMVSFVSMMLTARSFAARNGYDIDADREFRALGVANLASAFSQGFAISGADSRTAVNDANGGKSQMVSVVAAGLIALVTFFLTAPLQYIPTAALGVVLVMASWSLINLRGQWGLRKSDNAAFWLAWITFVSVLFMGVIPGITLAVLLGLFQFLRNVMRPTDQLMGMNEEGVVHTLGRNEEVKAITGVLIYRFNSPLTYFNASYFKRRVLTLLSDEQAQPECLIIDAVSCFTHQDISVMSVVGELHKELRRRGIHMVMAGRRGQMTHWLHQAGIRVGEDGIQVYPDLYEALRITRRHLHGRPTAGPATVRSS, via the coding sequence ATGAGGGATTTTTTTACCCTGGGGCGCTGGATGCCCGGTCTGGTGGCATTGCTGAACTACCGGCGCGACTGGCTGCCGGCGGATGTACGCGCCGGTCTGTCGGTGGCGGCGGTGGCGCTGCCGGTGGCCATTGCCTATGCCGAGCTGGCCGGGGTCAGTGCCGTGGTGGGCCTGTATTCCTGCATACTGCCGATGATCGCCTATGCCGTGTTTGGCACCTCGCGCCAGCTGATTGTGGGGCCCGATGCGGCCACCTGCGCTGTGATTGCCGCCGTGGTCACGCCCCTGGCCGCCGGTGACGCCACCCGCCACTGGCAACTGGTGATGACCATGACCGCCATGACCGGGTTGTGGTGCCTGGTAGCCAGTTACTTTCGCCTTGGAGTGCTGGCGGACTTTCTGTCCCGGCCCATTCTGCTGGGCCTGCTCAACGGGGTCGCCATCACCATTATGGTGGGGCAGCTGTCGCGAATTTTTGGTTTCACCTTTGATGAATCCCAGCTGATCGAGCGCCTCGCCGCTACCCCCGACTACCTGACCCTGGTGCATTGGCCCACTTTGGGGGTCAGTGCCCTGACCCTGGTGATCATGTTGCTGTGCCGGCGGTTTCGTCCGCTCTGGCCCAGCAGCCTGCTGGCGCTGACGGCGGCCGCCGCCCTGTTGTGGCTGTGGGGCCCCGACCGGGCCGGAGTGGCGGTGGTGGGCACCCTGATGGGAGGCATACCCGAGTTCCAGCTGCCGGAGTTTCCCCCCGGGTTGATGCGGGATCTGGTGATGCCGGCGCTTAACCTGGCCATGGTGAGCTTTGTGTCCATGATGCTGACCGCCCGCAGCTTCGCCGCCCGCAACGGTTACGACATTGACGCCGATCGGGAGTTTCGCGCCCTGGGAGTAGCCAACCTGGCCTCGGCCTTTTCACAGGGGTTTGCCATCAGCGGCGCCGACTCTCGCACCGCGGTCAACGACGCCAATGGCGGCAAGAGCCAGATGGTGTCGGTGGTGGCCGCCGGCCTTATCGCCCTGGTCACTTTTTTCCTGACCGCGCCGTTGCAATACATTCCCACCGCGGCGCTGGGAGTGGTGCTGGTAATGGCGTCCTGGTCGCTGATCAACCTGCGCGGCCAGTGGGGCCTGCGCAAGTCCGACAACGCCGCCTTCTGGCTGGCCTGGATCACCTTTGTCAGCGTGCTGTTCATGGGGGTCATTCCGGGTATTACCCTGGCGGTGCTGCTGGGCCTGTTCCAGTTTCTGCGCAATGTGATGCGGCCGACGGATCAGCTGATGGGCATGAACGAGGAAGGGGTGGTGCACACCCTGGGACGCAATGAAGAGGTCAAGGCCATCACCGGTGTGCTCATCTATCGCTTCAACTCGCCGCTGACCTACTTTAACGCCTCCTATTTCAAGCGTCGGGTGCTGACCCTGCTGAGCGACGAGCAGGCCCAGCCCGAGTGCCTGATCATCGATGCCGTGTCCTGCTTTACCCATCAGGACATCAGCGTGATGAGTGTGGTGGGGGAGCTGCACAAGGAGCTTAGGCGCCGGGGGATTCACATGGTGATGGCCGGGCGGCGGGGGCAGATGACCCACTGGCTGCACCAGGCGGGCATTCGCGTGGGCGAAGACGGTATTCAGGTCTATCCGGACCTGTATGAAGCACTGCGCATTACCCGGCGGCACCTGCATGGCAGGCCGACCGCCGGGCCGGCGACGGTGCGCAGTTCGTGA
- a CDS encoding methyltransferase family protein produces the protein MRPRLLWLPPPGVAALVAGLMWLVTEWLPALSAGWPVWLAWLPLTAGLMLMMLAAISLWRAGTTLLPFEPERSCRLVTTGVFARSRNPIYLGDLLLLLAFTLWLQSWPALLGPVLFVRYMNRVQIRAEEQALALRFGQAYTDYCARVRRWL, from the coding sequence GTGAGGCCAAGGCTGTTGTGGCTGCCGCCGCCGGGAGTGGCGGCGCTGGTGGCGGGCCTGATGTGGCTGGTGACCGAATGGCTGCCGGCGCTGTCGGCAGGCTGGCCGGTCTGGCTGGCGTGGCTGCCGTTAACGGCGGGGCTGATGCTGATGATGCTGGCGGCGATATCCCTGTGGCGGGCCGGCACTACCCTGTTGCCCTTTGAACCCGAGCGTTCGTGCCGACTGGTGACCACAGGGGTATTTGCCCGCTCGCGCAACCCCATTTACCTCGGCGATCTGCTGCTGTTGCTGGCTTTTACCCTCTGGCTGCAAAGCTGGCCGGCCCTGCTCGGGCCGGTATTGTTTGTGCGCTACATGAACCGAGTGCAGATACGCGCCGAGGAACAGGCCCTGGCCCTGCGCTTTGGGCAAGCCTATACCGACTATTGCGCGCGGGTGCGGCGCTGGCTTTAA
- the rluF gene encoding 23S rRNA pseudouridine(2604) synthase RluF: MTADNGDTRLNKFISETGICSRREADRLIEQGLVRVNGEVAGMGVRVSDADQVTVRGKPLRAKPKAVYLVYNKPIGITCTTDRAIPENIVDAVNYHARIFPIGRLDKPSCGLILLTNDGDIVNKILRAGNAHEKEYIVSMDKPITDDFVAKMSAGVPILDTVTKPCKVRKIGPRTINIILTQGLNRQIRRMAEYLDYRVTSLKRVRIMNIHLGELKPGQWRYVSEQELGLINRMIAGSSKTEEASVLEQPKAARQGPRIRDKAPARGRSADDGRREGRRGPTGAGRANVRTGGKADRPGTRSGGKAGVRSGARPGARPGGKKPGR, from the coding sequence ATGACCGCAGACAACGGCGATACCCGCCTGAATAAATTCATCAGTGAAACCGGCATCTGTTCCCGCCGGGAAGCCGACCGGCTGATTGAACAGGGTCTGGTCAGGGTGAACGGCGAGGTGGCCGGCATGGGCGTGCGGGTCAGTGATGCCGATCAGGTCACCGTGCGCGGCAAGCCGTTGCGTGCCAAACCCAAGGCCGTGTATCTGGTCTATAACAAACCCATTGGCATTACCTGCACCACCGACCGTGCCATTCCCGAAAACATAGTGGATGCGGTTAATTACCATGCCCGCATCTTTCCCATCGGCCGGCTCGACAAGCCGTCCTGCGGGTTGATTTTGCTGACCAACGACGGCGATATCGTCAACAAGATACTGCGCGCCGGCAATGCCCACGAAAAAGAATATATCGTGTCCATGGACAAGCCCATTACCGATGACTTTGTCGCGAAAATGTCGGCGGGCGTACCCATTCTCGATACCGTGACCAAGCCCTGCAAGGTGCGCAAAATCGGCCCCAGAACCATCAATATCATTCTGACCCAGGGGCTGAACCGGCAGATACGGCGCATGGCGGAATACCTGGACTATCGGGTGACCAGCCTGAAGCGGGTGCGCATCATGAATATTCACCTTGGTGAGCTAAAGCCGGGCCAGTGGCGTTATGTCAGTGAGCAGGAGCTGGGGTTGATTAACCGTATGATTGCGGGCTCGAGCAAAACCGAGGAAGCCTCGGTGCTTGAGCAGCCCAAGGCGGCTCGCCAGGGGCCGCGTATTCGGGACAAGGCCCCGGCCCGGGGCCGGTCAGCCGACGACGGTCGGCGGGAAGGACGCCGAGGCCCGACCGGTGCCGGCCGGGCCAACGTCCGCACCGGCGGTAAGGCTGATCGTCCTGGTACCCGCTCCGGCGGCAAGGCCGGGGTCCGTTCCGGAGCGCGACCCGGCGCCAGGCCGGGCGGGAAAAAGCCCGGGCGTTAA
- the tyrS gene encoding tyrosine--tRNA ligase encodes MSHSLSLLDDLHRRGLIAQSSDAAALAAHLEQGSRTLYCGFDPTAGSLHIGHLVPLLMLRRFSLAGHRVVALVGGATGMIGDPSFKAGERSLNEAGTVQTWSNELSAQIRRLLNTGHDAVNEANVRLVNNAEWMHGMEVLPFLRDIGKHFSVNAMIARESVRQRLARPEQGISFTEFSYSLLQSYDYVMLNQQYDCTLQIGGNDQWGNITSGIDLTRRLNGRQVFGLTLPLITKADGTKFGKTESGTVWLDAARTSPYAFYQFWLNTSDDDVYRLLRYYSFIELEDIAALEASDRQRAGKPEAQRVLARELTRLVHGEQALAAAERISQALFSGEFNGLSVEEFAQLEQDGIPMTRIEATAATEPPSLSGLLKQAGLASSLRQARELIGSGAIAVNGAPVSADTLTLPRLHRRYLILRRGKKQFHLLRFEDELVRDGA; translated from the coding sequence ATGAGCCATTCCCTGTCCCTGCTGGACGACCTGCACCGGCGCGGGCTGATCGCCCAGTCTTCCGATGCCGCCGCCCTGGCGGCCCATCTTGAGCAAGGCTCGCGCACCCTGTATTGCGGCTTTGATCCCACCGCCGGCAGCCTGCACATCGGCCATCTGGTGCCCCTGCTGATGCTGCGCCGGTTCAGCCTGGCCGGGCACAGGGTGGTGGCCCTGGTGGGCGGTGCCACCGGCATGATTGGCGATCCCAGCTTCAAGGCCGGCGAGCGCAGCCTCAATGAGGCCGGCACCGTGCAAACCTGGAGCAATGAGCTGAGCGCCCAGATACGCCGGCTGCTGAACACAGGTCACGACGCCGTGAATGAAGCCAACGTGCGCCTGGTGAACAATGCCGAGTGGATGCATGGCATGGAGGTACTGCCCTTTCTGCGGGACATCGGCAAACACTTCTCGGTCAACGCCATGATCGCCCGGGAGTCGGTGCGCCAGCGCCTGGCCCGGCCCGAGCAGGGCATTTCCTTTACCGAGTTTTCCTACAGCCTGCTGCAGTCCTATGACTACGTCATGCTCAACCAGCAATACGACTGCACCCTGCAGATTGGCGGCAACGATCAGTGGGGCAACATCACCAGTGGCATCGATCTCACCCGCCGTCTCAACGGCCGGCAGGTGTTTGGCCTGACCCTGCCGCTGATCACCAAGGCGGACGGCACCAAGTTCGGCAAGACCGAAAGCGGCACCGTCTGGCTGGATGCGGCCAGAACCTCGCCCTACGCCTTTTACCAGTTCTGGCTGAATACCAGTGACGACGACGTATACCGCCTGCTGCGTTACTACAGCTTTATCGAGCTCGAAGACATCGCCGCCCTGGAAGCCAGTGACCGGCAACGGGCCGGCAAGCCCGAGGCCCAGCGGGTGCTGGCCCGGGAGCTGACCCGGCTGGTGCATGGCGAGCAGGCACTAGCGGCGGCGGAGCGCATCAGCCAGGCGCTGTTTTCCGGTGAGTTTAACGGGTTGAGTGTGGAGGAGTTTGCGCAGCTGGAGCAGGACGGCATTCCCATGACCCGCATTGAAGCCACGGCGGCTACTGAGCCCCCCTCGCTCAGCGGGCTGCTGAAACAGGCCGGCCTGGCCAGCTCGCTGCGCCAGGCAAGGGAGCTGATCGGCAGCGGTGCCATCGCGGTCAATGGCGCGCCGGTTAGCGCCGACACTCTCACCCTGCCGCGGTTACACCGGCGCTACCTGATCCTGCGCCGGGGCAAAAAGCAGTTCCACCTGCTGCGTTTTGAAGACGAACTCGTTCGGGACGGCGCTTAA